In the Campylobacteraceae bacterium genome, one interval contains:
- the accA gene encoding acetyl-CoA carboxylase carboxyl transferase subunit alpha translates to MATYLAFEEKIKSIEEDIILARTKADDPAVDILKNKLEKEVKKTFSNLSDYQKLQLARHADRPYTMDYIKGLMTDSYEIHGDRHFDDDSALVCFLGYIGEEKVMVIGEQKGRGTKDKLRRNFGMPSPEGYRKALRAAKMAEKFGIPILMLVDTPGAFPGLGAEERNQSEAIARNLYEFSDLNTITISVVIGEGGSGGALAISIADKLAMMQYSIYAVISPEGCAAILWNDPAQAETAANALKITASSLKELNLIDDIIEEPLIGAHRKKDEAIKALGDYFLNTLNEIRKLTPEQRYKKRYEKLVNLGSFEE, encoded by the coding sequence TTGGCGACTTATTTAGCATTTGAAGAAAAAATAAAAAGTATAGAAGAAGATATTATTCTTGCGAGAACAAAAGCAGATGATCCCGCAGTAGATATCTTAAAAAACAAACTTGAAAAAGAAGTAAAAAAAACCTTTTCTAACTTAAGCGATTACCAAAAACTACAACTTGCACGACATGCAGATAGACCTTATACAATGGATTATATTAAAGGTTTAATGACAGATTCTTATGAAATTCATGGAGACCGACATTTTGATGATGACAGTGCTTTAGTATGTTTTTTAGGTTATATTGGCGAAGAAAAAGTAATGGTTATTGGAGAGCAAAAAGGTAGAGGGACTAAAGACAAATTAAGAAGAAATTTTGGAATGCCCTCTCCTGAAGGTTATAGAAAAGCATTAAGAGCTGCTAAAATGGCAGAAAAATTTGGTATCCCTATTTTAATGTTAGTAGATACTCCAGGTGCTTTTCCAGGCCTGGGAGCAGAAGAGCGAAATCAAAGTGAAGCAATTGCTAGAAACTTATATGAGTTTTCTGATTTAAATACTATTACTATTTCTGTAGTTATTGGAGAAGGTGGTTCGGGAGGAGCATTAGCAATTTCTATTGCAGATAAACTAGCAATGATGCAATACTCAATTTATGCCGTTATTTCACCAGAAGGCTGTGCAGCTATTTTATGGAATGATCCAGCACAAGCAGAAACTGCTGCAAATGCTTTAAAAATTACAGCCTCTTCTTTAAAAGAGTTGAATTTAATTGATGATATTATAGAAGAGCCATTAATTGGAGCGCACAGAAAAAAAGATGAAGCAATAAAAGCTTTAGGTGATTATTTTCTTAATACTTTAAATGAGATTAGAAAATTAACACCTGAACAACGGTATAAAAAAAGATATGAAAAACTTGTGAATTTAGGTTCTTTTGAAGAGTAA
- a CDS encoding histidine triad nucleotide-binding protein: protein MCIFCKIVKGEIPNKTLLENEDFLAFEDINAASKIHALIIPKEHISSFDVMPPKVMADMTEFIQKLASNLEIKDSGYRIITNIGDHGGQEVHHLHFHLLAGEYVGKLVGNK from the coding sequence ATGTGTATATTTTGTAAGATAGTAAAAGGCGAAATTCCAAATAAAACGTTATTAGAAAATGAAGATTTTTTAGCGTTTGAAGACATTAATGCTGCTTCAAAAATTCATGCTTTAATAATTCCAAAAGAGCATATTTCTTCTTTTGATGTTATGCCTCCAAAAGTAATGGCTGATATGACAGAATTTATTCAAAAACTGGCATCAAACTTGGAGATTAAAGACTCTGGTTATAGAATAATCACTAATATTGGTGATCATGGTGGACAAGAAGTACATCATTTACATTTTCATTTATTAGCAGGTGAGTATGTTGGAAAATTAGTAGGAAATAAATAA